A window of Bos taurus isolate L1 Dominette 01449 registration number 42190680 breed Hereford chromosome 19, ARS-UCD2.0, whole genome shotgun sequence contains these coding sequences:
- the THRA gene encoding thyroid hormone receptor alpha isoform X1 has protein sequence MRVGKEQRRPRGGRAAGRGPGARRGAGGGGRRRRGGLQGAAASRLGAPSPSPCQSGAGEGGAKSGRRLCRRSRGAATLAPRPPALTSTHTRAQEAGGPGPTGPPWTPPARGAETPASLPSPVQRATPSTRSPDGKRKRKNGQCSLKTSMSGYIPSYLDKDEQCVVCGDKATGYHYRCITCEGCKGFFRRTIQKNLHPTYSCKYDSCCVIDKITRNQCQLCRFKKCIAVGMAMDLVLDDSKRVAKRKLIEQNRERRRKEEMIRSLQQRPEPTPEEWDLIHVATEAHRSTNAQGSHWKQRRKFLPDDIGQSPIVSMPDGDKVDLEAFSEFTKIITPAITRVVDFAKKLPMFSELPCEDQIILLKGCCMEIMSLRAAVRYDPESDTLTLSGEMAVKREQLKNGGLGVVSDAIFELGKSLSAFNLDDTEVALLQAVLLMSTDRSGLLCVDKIEKSQEAYLLAFEHYVNHRKHNIPHFWPKLLMKVTDLRMIGACHASRFLHMKVECPTELFPPLFLEVFEDQEV, from the exons ATGCGGGTCGGGAAGGAGCAGAGGCGGCCGAGGGGCGGCCGGGCGGCTGGCAGGGGTCCCGGGgcgcggcggggggcggggggtgggggccggCGGCGGCGAGGCGGCCTGCAGGGAGCAGCCGCGAGCCGGCTGGGCGCGCCGAGCCCGAGCCCCTGCCAgagcggggcgggggagggaggagccaagagCGGCCGCCGCCTCTGCCGGAGGAGCCGCGGGGCCGCCACactcgccccccgcccccccgcgctCACTAGCACTCACACCCGGGCGCAGGAGGCGGGCGGCCCGGGCCCCACCGGCCCCCCATGGACGCCCCCGGCACGGGGCGCTGAGACCCCCGCGTCGCTGCCCAGCCCGGTCCAGCGCGCCACGCCGAG TACCAGGTCACCAGATGGAAAGCGAAAAAGAAAGAACGGCCAATGTTCCCTGAAAACCAGCATGTCAG gGTATATCCCTAGTTACCTGGACAAAGACGAGCAGTGTGTCGTATGTGGGGACAAGGCAACCGGTTATCACTACCGCTGCATCACTTGCGAGGGCTGCAAG ggcttcTTTCGCCGCACAATCCAGAAGAACCTGCATCCCACCTACTCGTGCAAATATGACAGCTGCTGTGTCATTGACAAGATCACCCGCAATCAGTGCCAGCTGTGCCGTTTCAAGAAGTGCATCGCTGTGGGCATGGCCATGGACT TGGTTCTAGATGATTCGAAGCGGGTGGCCAAGCGCAAGCTGATTGAGCAGAACCGAGAGCGGCGACGGAAGGAGGAGATGATCCGATCACTGCAGCAGCGACCAGAGCCCACTCCTGAAGAGTGGGACCTGATCCATGTTGCCACAGAGGCCCATCGCAGCACGAATGCCCAGGGCAGCCATTGGAAGCAGAGGCGGAAATTCCTG CCAGATGACATCGGCCAGTCACCCATCGTCTCCATGCCAGACGGAGACAAGGTGGACCTTGAGGCCTTCAGCGAGTTTACCAAGATCATCACCCCGGCCATCACCCGCGTGGTGGACTTTGCCAAAAAACTGCCCATGTTCTCCGAG CTGCCTTGCGAAGACCAGATCATCCTCCTGAAGGGGTGCTGCATGGAGATCATGTCCCTGCGGGCGGCTGTCCGCTATGACCCCGAGAGTGACACCCTGACGTTGAGCGGGGAGATGGCCGTCAAGCGGGAGCAGCTCAAGAATGGCGGCCTGGGTGTCGTCTCTGACGCCATCTTTGAACTGGGCAAGTCACTCTCTGCCTTTAACCTGGATGACACGGAAGTGGCTCTGCTGCAGGCTGTGCTGCTAATGTCAACAG ACCGCTCGGGCCTGCTGTGTGTGGACAAGATTGAGAAGAGTCAGGAGGCGTACCTGCTGGCGTTCGAGCACTACGTCAACCACCGCAAACACAACATTCCGCACTTCTGGCCCAAGCTGCTGATGAAGGTGACTGACCTCCGCATGATCGGGGCCTGCCACGCCAGCCGCTTCCTCCACATGAAAGTCGAGTGCCCCACCGAACTCTTCCCCCCACTCTTCCTCGAGGTCTTTGAGGATCAGGAAGTCTAA
- the THRA gene encoding thyroid hormone receptor alpha isoform X2, whose translation MEQKPSKVECGSDPEESSTRSPDGKRKRKNGQCSLKTSMSGYIPSYLDKDEQCVVCGDKATGYHYRCITCEGCKGFFRRTIQKNLHPTYSCKYDSCCVIDKITRNQCQLCRFKKCIAVGMAMDLVLDDSKRVAKRKLIEQNRERRRKEEMIRSLQQRPEPTPEEWDLIHVATEAHRSTNAQGSHWKQRRKFLPDDIGQSPIVSMPDGDKVDLEAFSEFTKIITPAITRVVDFAKKLPMFSELPCEDQIILLKGCCMEIMSLRAAVRYDPESDTLTLSGEMAVKREQLKNGGLGVVSDAIFELGKSLSAFNLDDTEVALLQAVLLMSTDRSGLLCVDKIEKSQEAYLLAFEHYVNHRKHNIPHFWPKLLMKVTDLRMIGACHASRFLHMKVECPTELFPPLFLEVFEDQEV comes from the exons ATGGAACAGAAGCCAAGCAAGGTGGAGTGTGGGTCAGACCCAGAGGAGAGCAG TACCAGGTCACCAGATGGAAAGCGAAAAAGAAAGAACGGCCAATGTTCCCTGAAAACCAGCATGTCAG gGTATATCCCTAGTTACCTGGACAAAGACGAGCAGTGTGTCGTATGTGGGGACAAGGCAACCGGTTATCACTACCGCTGCATCACTTGCGAGGGCTGCAAG ggcttcTTTCGCCGCACAATCCAGAAGAACCTGCATCCCACCTACTCGTGCAAATATGACAGCTGCTGTGTCATTGACAAGATCACCCGCAATCAGTGCCAGCTGTGCCGTTTCAAGAAGTGCATCGCTGTGGGCATGGCCATGGACT TGGTTCTAGATGATTCGAAGCGGGTGGCCAAGCGCAAGCTGATTGAGCAGAACCGAGAGCGGCGACGGAAGGAGGAGATGATCCGATCACTGCAGCAGCGACCAGAGCCCACTCCTGAAGAGTGGGACCTGATCCATGTTGCCACAGAGGCCCATCGCAGCACGAATGCCCAGGGCAGCCATTGGAAGCAGAGGCGGAAATTCCTG CCAGATGACATCGGCCAGTCACCCATCGTCTCCATGCCAGACGGAGACAAGGTGGACCTTGAGGCCTTCAGCGAGTTTACCAAGATCATCACCCCGGCCATCACCCGCGTGGTGGACTTTGCCAAAAAACTGCCCATGTTCTCCGAG CTGCCTTGCGAAGACCAGATCATCCTCCTGAAGGGGTGCTGCATGGAGATCATGTCCCTGCGGGCGGCTGTCCGCTATGACCCCGAGAGTGACACCCTGACGTTGAGCGGGGAGATGGCCGTCAAGCGGGAGCAGCTCAAGAATGGCGGCCTGGGTGTCGTCTCTGACGCCATCTTTGAACTGGGCAAGTCACTCTCTGCCTTTAACCTGGATGACACGGAAGTGGCTCTGCTGCAGGCTGTGCTGCTAATGTCAACAG ACCGCTCGGGCCTGCTGTGTGTGGACAAGATTGAGAAGAGTCAGGAGGCGTACCTGCTGGCGTTCGAGCACTACGTCAACCACCGCAAACACAACATTCCGCACTTCTGGCCCAAGCTGCTGATGAAGGTGACTGACCTCCGCATGATCGGGGCCTGCCACGCCAGCCGCTTCCTCCACATGAAAGTCGAGTGCCCCACCGAACTCTTCCCCCCACTCTTCCTCGAGGTCTTTGAGGATCAGGAAGTCTAA
- the THRA gene encoding thyroid hormone receptor alpha — MEQKPSKVECGSDPEESSTRSPDGKRKRKNGQCSLKTSMSGYIPSYLDKDEQCVVCGDKATGYHYRCITCEGCKGFFRRTIQKNLHPTYSCKYDSCCVIDKITRNQCQLCRFKKCIAVGMAMDLVLDDSKRVAKRKLIEQNRERRRKEEMIRSLQQRPEPTPEEWDLIHVATEAHRSTNAQGSHWKQRRKFLPDDIGQSPIVSMPDGDKVDLEAFSEFTKIITPAITRVVDFAKKLPMFSELPCEDQIILLKGCCMEIMSLRAAVRYDPESDTLTLSGEMAVKREQLKNGGLGVVSDAIFELGKSLSAFNLDDTEVALLQAVLLMSTDRSGLLCVDKIEKSQEAYLLAFEHYVNHRKHNIPHFWPKLLMKEREVQSSILYKGAAAEGRPGGSLGVHPEGQQLLGVHVVQGPQVRQLEQQLGEAGSLRGPVLQHQSPKSPQQRLLELLHRSGILHSRAVCGEDDSSEADSLSSSDSDEEEEDAEVCEDAAVATQPPPEAPQRADGEGAGGGT; from the exons ATGGAACAGAAGCCAAGCAAGGTGGAGTGTGGGTCAGACCCAGAGGAGAGCAG TACCAGGTCACCAGATGGAAAGCGAAAAAGAAAGAACGGCCAATGTTCCCTGAAAACCAGCATGTCAG gGTATATCCCTAGTTACCTGGACAAAGACGAGCAGTGTGTCGTATGTGGGGACAAGGCAACCGGTTATCACTACCGCTGCATCACTTGCGAGGGCTGCAAG ggcttcTTTCGCCGCACAATCCAGAAGAACCTGCATCCCACCTACTCGTGCAAATATGACAGCTGCTGTGTCATTGACAAGATCACCCGCAATCAGTGCCAGCTGTGCCGTTTCAAGAAGTGCATCGCTGTGGGCATGGCCATGGACT TGGTTCTAGATGATTCGAAGCGGGTGGCCAAGCGCAAGCTGATTGAGCAGAACCGAGAGCGGCGACGGAAGGAGGAGATGATCCGATCACTGCAGCAGCGACCAGAGCCCACTCCTGAAGAGTGGGACCTGATCCATGTTGCCACAGAGGCCCATCGCAGCACGAATGCCCAGGGCAGCCATTGGAAGCAGAGGCGGAAATTCCTG CCAGATGACATCGGCCAGTCACCCATCGTCTCCATGCCAGACGGAGACAAGGTGGACCTTGAGGCCTTCAGCGAGTTTACCAAGATCATCACCCCGGCCATCACCCGCGTGGTGGACTTTGCCAAAAAACTGCCCATGTTCTCCGAG CTGCCTTGCGAAGACCAGATCATCCTCCTGAAGGGGTGCTGCATGGAGATCATGTCCCTGCGGGCGGCTGTCCGCTATGACCCCGAGAGTGACACCCTGACGTTGAGCGGGGAGATGGCCGTCAAGCGGGAGCAGCTCAAGAATGGCGGCCTGGGTGTCGTCTCTGACGCCATCTTTGAACTGGGCAAGTCACTCTCTGCCTTTAACCTGGATGACACGGAAGTGGCTCTGCTGCAGGCTGTGCTGCTAATGTCAACAG ACCGCTCGGGCCTGCTGTGTGTGGACAAGATTGAGAAGAGTCAGGAGGCGTACCTGCTGGCGTTCGAGCACTACGTCAACCACCGCAAACACAACATTCCGCACTTCTGGCCCAAGCTGCTGATGAAG GAGAGAGAAGTGCAGAGTTCGATTCTGTACAAGGGGGCAGCGGCGGAAGGCCGGCCGGGCGGGTCACTGGGCGTCCACCCGGAAGGACAGCAGCTTCTCGGAGTGCATGTTGTTCAGGGTCCGCAGGTCCGGCAGCTTGAGCAGCAGCTTGGTGAAGCGGGAAGTCTCCGAGGGCCGGTTCTTCAGCACCAGAGCCCGAAGAGCCCGCAGCAGCGTCTCCTGGAGCTGCTCCACCGAAGCGGAATTCTCCATTCCCGAGCGGTCTGTGGGGAAGACGACAGCAGTGAGGCAGACTCCCTGAGCTCCTCCGACTctgacgaggaggaggaggacgcgGAGGTCTGCGAGGATGCAGCGGTGGCCACGCAGCCTCCCCCTGAAGCCCCTCAGAGGGCTGACGGGGAAGGGGCGGGAGGGGGAACATAA
- the NR1D1 gene encoding nuclear receptor subfamily 1 group D member 1 isoform X1, with product MQSGVITYIGSSGSSPNRTSPESLYSDSSNGSFQSLTQGCPTYFPPSPTGSLTQDPARSFGSIPPSLGDDGSPSSSSSSSSSSSSSFYNGSPPGGLQVALEDSNRVSPSKSTSNITKLNGMVLLCKVCGDVASGFHYGVHACEGCKGFFRRSIQQNIQYKRCLKNENCSIVRINRNRCQQCRFKKCLSVGMSRDAVRFGRIPKREKQRMLAEMQSAMNLANNQLSSQCPLETPPTQHPTPGPMGPSPPPAPAPSPLVGFSQFPQQLTPPRSPSPEPTVEDVISQVARAHREIFTYAHDKLGTSPGNFNANHASGNRPATTPHRWESQGCPPANDNIMAAQRHNEALNSLRQASSSYPPPWPPGAAHHSCHQPNSNGHRLCPTHVYPAPEGEAPVNSPRQGNSKNILLACPMNMYPHGRSGRTVQEIWEDFSMSFTPAVREVVEFAKHIPGFRDLSQHDQVTLLKAGTFEVLMVRFASLFNVKDQTVMFLSRTTYSLQELGAMGMGDLLNAMFDFSEKLNSLALTEEELGLFTAVVLVSADRSGMENSASVEQLQETLLRALRALVLKNRPSETSRFTKLLLKLPDLRTLNNMHSEKLLSFRVDAQ from the exons ATGCAGA GTGGCGTCATCACCTATATTGGCTCCAGTGGCTCCTCTCCAAACCGCACCAGCCCTGAATCCCTATACAGTGACAGCTCGAATGGCAGCTTCCAGTCCCTGACCCAAGGTTGCCCCACCTACTTCCCACCATCACCCACTGGCTCCCTCACCCAGGACCCAGCTCGCTCTTTTGGGAGCATTCCGCCCAGCTTGGGTGATGATGGTTCTCCTTCTTCTTCATCTTCCTCCTCGTCATCGTCGTCCTCTTCCTTCTATAATGGGAGCCCCCCAGGGGGTCTACAGGTGGCCCTGGAAGACAGTAACCGAGTGTCTCCCAGCAAGAGCACCAGCAACATCACCA AGCTGAATGGCATGGTGTTGCTGTGTAAGGTGTGTGGGGACGTGGCTTCGGGCTTCCACTATGGCGTGCATGCCTGCGAGGGCTGCAAG GGCTTTTTCCGTCGGAGCATCCAGCAGAACATCCAGTACAAAAGGTGTCTGAAAAATGAGAACTGCTCCATCGTCCGCATCAATCGTAACCGCTGCCAGCAATGCCGCTTCAAGAAGTGTCTCTCCGTGGGCATGTCTCGAGATG CTGTGCGTTTTGGGCGCATCCCCAAACGGGAGAAGCAGCGGATGCTGGCCGAGATGCAGAGTGCCATGAACCTGGCCAACAACCAGCTGAGCAGCCAGTGCCCACTGGAGACCCCACCCACCCAGCACCCCACCCCGGGCCCCATGGGCCCCTCaccgcccccagcccctgccccctcaCCCCTGGTGGGCTTCTCCCAGTTCCCACAGCAGCTGACGCCTCCTCGATCCCCAAGTCCCGAGCCCACAGTGGAGGATGTGATATCCCAGGTAGCCCGGGCCCACCGCGAGATCTTCACCTACGCCCATGACAAACTGGGCACCTCACCTGGCAACTTCAATGCCAACCATGCCTCGGGCAACCGTCCGGCCACCACCCCACATCGCTGGGAAAGTCAGGGCTGCCCGCCTGCCAATGACAACATCATGGCCGCCCAGCGTCACAACGAGGCCCTGAACAGTTTACGCCAGGCTTCCTCCTCCTACCCTCCTCCTTGGCCCCCCGGCGCTGCCCACCACAGCTGCCACCAGCCCAACAGCAATGGGCACCGTCTGTGCCCCACCCACGTGTACCCAGCCCCCGAAGGCGAAGCCCCTGTCAACAGTCCGCGGCAGGGCAACTCCAAGAACATTCTGCTG GCATGTCCCATGAACATGTACCCGCATGGACGCAGCGGGCGAACTGTGCAGGAGATCTGGGAGGACTTCTCCATGAGCTTCACACCCGCTGTGCGGGAGGTGGTAGAGTTTGCCAAGCACATCCCCGGTTTCCGTGATCTTTCTCAGCACGACCAGGTCACCCTGCTTAAGGCTGGCACCTTTGAG GTGCTGATGGTGCGCTTTGCGTCGCTGTTCAACGTGAAGGACCAGACGGTGATGTTCCTGAGCCGCACCACCTACAGCCTGCAGGAGCTCGGCGCCATGGGCATGGGGGACCTGCTCAATGCCATGTTCGACTTCAGCGAGAAGCTCAACTCCCTGGCGCTTACCGAGGAGGAGCTGGGCCTCTTCACCGCGGTGGTGCTCGTCTCTGCAG ACCGCTCGGGAATGGAGAATTCCGCTTCGGTGGAGCAGCTCCAGGAGACGCTGCTGCGGGCTCTTCGGGCTCTGGTGCTGAAGAACCGGCCCTCGGAGACTTCCCGCTTCACCAAGCTGCTGCTCAAGCTGCCGGACCTGCGGACCCTGAACAACATGCACTCCGAGAAGCTGCTGTCCTTCCGGGTGGACGCCCAGTGA
- the NR1D1 gene encoding nuclear receptor subfamily 1 group D member 1, with protein MTTLDSNNNTGGVITYIGSSGSSPNRTSPESLYSDSSNGSFQSLTQGCPTYFPPSPTGSLTQDPARSFGSIPPSLGDDGSPSSSSSSSSSSSSSFYNGSPPGGLQVALEDSNRVSPSKSTSNITKLNGMVLLCKVCGDVASGFHYGVHACEGCKGFFRRSIQQNIQYKRCLKNENCSIVRINRNRCQQCRFKKCLSVGMSRDAVRFGRIPKREKQRMLAEMQSAMNLANNQLSSQCPLETPPTQHPTPGPMGPSPPPAPAPSPLVGFSQFPQQLTPPRSPSPEPTVEDVISQVARAHREIFTYAHDKLGTSPGNFNANHASGNRPATTPHRWESQGCPPANDNIMAAQRHNEALNSLRQASSSYPPPWPPGAAHHSCHQPNSNGHRLCPTHVYPAPEGEAPVNSPRQGNSKNILLACPMNMYPHGRSGRTVQEIWEDFSMSFTPAVREVVEFAKHIPGFRDLSQHDQVTLLKAGTFEVLMVRFASLFNVKDQTVMFLSRTTYSLQELGAMGMGDLLNAMFDFSEKLNSLALTEEELGLFTAVVLVSADRSGMENSASVEQLQETLLRALRALVLKNRPSETSRFTKLLLKLPDLRTLNNMHSEKLLSFRVDAQ; from the exons GTGGCGTCATCACCTATATTGGCTCCAGTGGCTCCTCTCCAAACCGCACCAGCCCTGAATCCCTATACAGTGACAGCTCGAATGGCAGCTTCCAGTCCCTGACCCAAGGTTGCCCCACCTACTTCCCACCATCACCCACTGGCTCCCTCACCCAGGACCCAGCTCGCTCTTTTGGGAGCATTCCGCCCAGCTTGGGTGATGATGGTTCTCCTTCTTCTTCATCTTCCTCCTCGTCATCGTCGTCCTCTTCCTTCTATAATGGGAGCCCCCCAGGGGGTCTACAGGTGGCCCTGGAAGACAGTAACCGAGTGTCTCCCAGCAAGAGCACCAGCAACATCACCA AGCTGAATGGCATGGTGTTGCTGTGTAAGGTGTGTGGGGACGTGGCTTCGGGCTTCCACTATGGCGTGCATGCCTGCGAGGGCTGCAAG GGCTTTTTCCGTCGGAGCATCCAGCAGAACATCCAGTACAAAAGGTGTCTGAAAAATGAGAACTGCTCCATCGTCCGCATCAATCGTAACCGCTGCCAGCAATGCCGCTTCAAGAAGTGTCTCTCCGTGGGCATGTCTCGAGATG CTGTGCGTTTTGGGCGCATCCCCAAACGGGAGAAGCAGCGGATGCTGGCCGAGATGCAGAGTGCCATGAACCTGGCCAACAACCAGCTGAGCAGCCAGTGCCCACTGGAGACCCCACCCACCCAGCACCCCACCCCGGGCCCCATGGGCCCCTCaccgcccccagcccctgccccctcaCCCCTGGTGGGCTTCTCCCAGTTCCCACAGCAGCTGACGCCTCCTCGATCCCCAAGTCCCGAGCCCACAGTGGAGGATGTGATATCCCAGGTAGCCCGGGCCCACCGCGAGATCTTCACCTACGCCCATGACAAACTGGGCACCTCACCTGGCAACTTCAATGCCAACCATGCCTCGGGCAACCGTCCGGCCACCACCCCACATCGCTGGGAAAGTCAGGGCTGCCCGCCTGCCAATGACAACATCATGGCCGCCCAGCGTCACAACGAGGCCCTGAACAGTTTACGCCAGGCTTCCTCCTCCTACCCTCCTCCTTGGCCCCCCGGCGCTGCCCACCACAGCTGCCACCAGCCCAACAGCAATGGGCACCGTCTGTGCCCCACCCACGTGTACCCAGCCCCCGAAGGCGAAGCCCCTGTCAACAGTCCGCGGCAGGGCAACTCCAAGAACATTCTGCTG GCATGTCCCATGAACATGTACCCGCATGGACGCAGCGGGCGAACTGTGCAGGAGATCTGGGAGGACTTCTCCATGAGCTTCACACCCGCTGTGCGGGAGGTGGTAGAGTTTGCCAAGCACATCCCCGGTTTCCGTGATCTTTCTCAGCACGACCAGGTCACCCTGCTTAAGGCTGGCACCTTTGAG GTGCTGATGGTGCGCTTTGCGTCGCTGTTCAACGTGAAGGACCAGACGGTGATGTTCCTGAGCCGCACCACCTACAGCCTGCAGGAGCTCGGCGCCATGGGCATGGGGGACCTGCTCAATGCCATGTTCGACTTCAGCGAGAAGCTCAACTCCCTGGCGCTTACCGAGGAGGAGCTGGGCCTCTTCACCGCGGTGGTGCTCGTCTCTGCAG ACCGCTCGGGAATGGAGAATTCCGCTTCGGTGGAGCAGCTCCAGGAGACGCTGCTGCGGGCTCTTCGGGCTCTGGTGCTGAAGAACCGGCCCTCGGAGACTTCCCGCTTCACCAAGCTGCTGCTCAAGCTGCCGGACCTGCGGACCCTGAACAACATGCACTCCGAGAAGCTGCTGTCCTTCCGGGTGGACGCCCAGTGA